The following coding sequences lie in one Gadus macrocephalus chromosome 1, ASM3116895v1 genomic window:
- the LOC132454772 gene encoding RNA-binding protein 10-like isoform X3 produces the protein MDYERRGGRGDRMGRYGNSSNDHNFRDMDYRGYGQEEEEAGGGYDIRDKGNRQYRREDQPGVVCDFPPGRLQDHPGFAHRGEVGREAAGPCPSRAPAPPAVPAFPRLQRDEDGPGHGEEPFRTGPQDQARGQGQGQGARGFHNDGATAHPGHGDSNWGRDVGAPQEEPEYNAAVRQEEDMNRMSFPAGSEEGAGGGGGILDLSFEEFDQRDQDYRADLDQNQRPSNIIMLRMLPPNATANEIRAQLLEQGIQPREVRLMRNKSSGQSRGFAFVEFNLIQEASRWMETNQRVLLILGQRVAMHYSDPKPRANEDWLCNKCGVQNFKRREKCFKCSVPKSEAELKLPLLQRDLTLGLKEGSQGLLPLPAPYHSTGPAVSTTHTPQQHADVANDTLILRNLGPHTSVEAILSALAPFATLSPSNVRLIKDKHTHLNRGFAFLQLSTIVEASQLLQILQALQPALAIDGKAISVEFAKGSKRDVFLTDGSRVSAATVASTAIAAAQWAVTQTAQNGLGGGQGVDSALYQQGAAVAYNLDGQDYGEGTVTPGPALVTAGAGLMGAYTGGAAPVMSAVISSDAMPSTRETMHQPLVHTQPPLLSMADKAQASKASVAQQVEIVGKPQPAAPGPPATPGTEHELPQYPVPDVSTYQYDESSGYYYDPLTGLYYDPNSQLCVPFVLPSTTTTPTASSICTGTERNTRTCPRIRMARRPLHQATALGPLTRSLPLEARRGRTSLRTKPLNRSPKTWSAGPRA, from the exons ATGGACTATGAAAGAAG GGGTGGGCGTGGTGACCGAATGGGTCGCTATGGCAACTCCTCCAATGATCACAACTTTCGAGACATGGACTACCGAGGCTATggccaagaggaagaggaagccggAGGAGGCTATGACATCAGAGACAAGGGCAACAGACAATATCGCCGAGAGGATCAACCTGGCGTCGTCTGTGACTTCCCTCCAGGTCGTCTCCAGGACCACCCGGGTTTTGCTCACAGAGGAGAGGTCGGACGCGAGGCGGCAGGCCCGTGCCCGTCGCGTGCCCCGGCTCCCCCGGCTGTTCCCGCCTTCCCCAGGCTCCAGAGGGACGAGGACGGACCCGGCCACGGGGAGGAGCCGTTCCGGACCGGCCCACAGGATCAGGCCCgtggccagggccagggccagggcgcCAGAGGTTTCCATAACGACGGTGCAACCGCTCACCCGGGGCATGGAGACAGCAACTGGGGCCGGGACGTCGGGGCCCCGCAGGAGGAACCGGAATACAATGCAGCTGTAAGGCAAGAGGAGGACATGAACAGAATG AGCTTCCCAGCGGGGTCAGAGGAAGGTGCTGGGGGGGGCGGTGGCATCCTGGACCTGTCCTTTGAGGAGTTTGACCAGCGGGACCAGGACTACAGGGCAGATTTAGACCAGAACCAGAGGCCCAGCAACATCATCATGTTGCGCATGTTGCCACCCAACGCCACGGCCAATGAG ATCCGTGCTCAGCTGCTGGAGCAGGGAATCCAGCCCAGGGAGGTCCGCCTCATGAGGAACAAGTCTTCAG GTCAGAGCCGAGGATTCGCcttcgtcgagtttaatctcatACAGGAGGCCAGCCGCTGGATGGAGACCAATCAG AGGGTGCTGTTGATTCTTGGACAGAGGGTGGCTATGCACTACAGTGACCCAAAACCACGGGCCAATGAGGACTGGCTCTGCAacaag TGTGGTGTGCAGAACttcaagaggagagagaagtgcTTCAAATGCAGCGTGCCCAAATCTG AGGCAGAGCTCAAGCTGCCCCTGCTGCAGAGGGATCTGACCTTGGGACTCAAAGAGGGGTCCCAGGGCCTGCTGCCCCTGCCGGCACCCTACCATTCCACCGGTCCCGCCGTGAGCACCACGCACACCCCGCAGCAGCACGCCGACGTAGCCAACGACA CTCTCATCTTGAGGAATCTGGGCCCGCACACGTCGGTGGAGGCCATCCTGTCGGCACTGGCCCCCTTCGCCACCCTCTCGCCCTCCAACGTACGCCTcatcaaagacaaacacacccacctcAACCGCGGCTTCGCCTTCCTGCAGCTCTCCACCATAGTC GAGgcatctcagctcctccagatCTTGCAGGCGCTCCAGCCGGCACTCGCCATCGATGGGAAAGCCATCTCTGTGGAGTTTGCCAAGGGCTCCAAACG GGACGTGTTTCTGACTGACGGCAGCAGAGTGAGTGCTGCTACGGTGGCCAGCACTGCCATAGCTGCGGCCCAATGGGCTGTCACCCAG ACGGCTCAGAATGGATTGGGTGGAGGCCAGGGTGTTGATTCAGCATTgtaccagcagggggcagcagtgGCTTACAACCTGGATGGACAGGACTATGGCGAAGGCACTGTGACCCCAGGGCCGGCCTTGGTAACGGCTGGAGCCGGTTTGATGGGGGCCTATACCGGAGGAGCAGCACCAG TGATGTCTGCAGTGATCTCTTCTGATGCTATGCCGTCGACCCGGGAGACAATGCATCAGCCTCTTGTTCATACccagcctcccctcctctccatggCAGACAAAGCTCAGGCCAGCAAG GCCTCGGTCGCTCAGCAGGTGGAGATCGTGGGAAAGCCCCAGCCAGCAGCCCCCGGGCCCCCTGCCACCCCCGGCACGGAGCATGAGCTCCCCCAATACC CGGTGCCGGATGTGTCTACGTACCAGTATGACGAGAGCTCAGGCTACTACTACGACCCGCTGACCGGCCTCTACTACGACCCTAACTCCCAG TTGTGTGTTCCCTTCGTGCTTCCCAGTACTACTACAACTCCCACAGCCAGCAGTATATGTACTGGGACGGAGAGAAACACACGTACGTGCCCGCGCATACGGATGGCGAGGAGACCGCTGCACCAGGCGACAGCTCTGGGCCCTCTGACTCGCTCACTCCCCCTGGAGGCAAGGAGAGGAAGGACAAGCCTAAGAACAAAACCGCTCAACAG ATCGCCAAAGACATGGAGCGCTGGGCCAAGAGCCTGA
- the LOC132454772 gene encoding RNA-binding protein 10-like isoform X2, with the protein MGRYGNSSNDHNFRDMDYRGYGQEEEEAGGGYDIRDKGNRQYRREDQPGVVCDFPPGRLQDHPGFAHRGEVGREAAGPCPSRAPAPPAVPAFPRLQRDEDGPGHGEEPFRTGPQDQARGQGQGQGARGFHNDGATAHPGHGDSNWGRDVGAPQEEPEYNAAVRQEEDMNRMSFPAGSEEGAGGGGGILDLSFEEFDQRDQDYRADLDQNQRPSNIIMLRMLPPNATANEIRAQLLEQGIQPREVRLMRNKSSGQSRGFAFVEFNLIQEASRWMETNQRVLLILGQRVAMHYSDPKPRANEDWLCNKCGVQNFKRREKCFKCSVPKSEAELKLPLLQRDLTLGLKEGSQGLLPLPAPYHSTGPAVSTTHTPQQHADVANDTLILRNLGPHTSVEAILSALAPFATLSPSNVRLIKDKHTHLNRGFAFLQLSTIVEASQLLQILQALQPALAIDGKAISVEFAKGSKRDVFLTDGSRVSAATVASTAIAAAQWAVTQTAQNGLGGGQGVDSALYQQGAAVAYNLDGQDYGEGTVTPGPALVTAGAGLMGAYTGGAAPVMSAVISSDAMPSTRETMHQPLVHTQPPLLSMADKAQASKASVAQQVEIVGKPQPAAPGPPATPGTEHELPQYPVPDVSTYQYDESSGYYYDPLTGLYYDPNSQYYYNSHSQQYMYWDGEKHTYVPAHTDGEETAAPGDSSGPSDSLTPPGGKERKDKPKNKTAQQIAKDMERWAKSLNRQKENVRSVSSASPTVSSALAAAFPRPPGHARLDERREAASADAGYAVLEKKGALSERPQIFLDQITRHTAELSPPPLQGLVPAYSGETDSDEEGGEKEEKDGRMTDWSKLACLLCRRQFPSKEALIRHQQLSELHKQNLEKRKTQQDAAGKERQRIADRPEPPDAKRRKFSPVDGVTGTSLGARMLQGGLKKGLLLRNMQTE; encoded by the exons ATGGGTCGCTATGGCAACTCCTCCAATGATCACAACTTTCGAGACATGGACTACCGAGGCTATggccaagaggaagaggaagccggAGGAGGCTATGACATCAGAGACAAGGGCAACAGACAATATCGCCGAGAGGATCAACCTGGCGTCGTCTGTGACTTCCCTCCAGGTCGTCTCCAGGACCACCCGGGTTTTGCTCACAGAGGAGAGGTCGGACGCGAGGCGGCAGGCCCGTGCCCGTCGCGTGCCCCGGCTCCCCCGGCTGTTCCCGCCTTCCCCAGGCTCCAGAGGGACGAGGACGGACCCGGCCACGGGGAGGAGCCGTTCCGGACCGGCCCACAGGATCAGGCCCgtggccagggccagggccagggcgcCAGAGGTTTCCATAACGACGGTGCAACCGCTCACCCGGGGCATGGAGACAGCAACTGGGGCCGGGACGTCGGGGCCCCGCAGGAGGAACCGGAATACAATGCAGCTGTAAGGCAAGAGGAGGACATGAACAGAATG AGCTTCCCAGCGGGGTCAGAGGAAGGTGCTGGGGGGGGCGGTGGCATCCTGGACCTGTCCTTTGAGGAGTTTGACCAGCGGGACCAGGACTACAGGGCAGATTTAGACCAGAACCAGAGGCCCAGCAACATCATCATGTTGCGCATGTTGCCACCCAACGCCACGGCCAATGAG ATCCGTGCTCAGCTGCTGGAGCAGGGAATCCAGCCCAGGGAGGTCCGCCTCATGAGGAACAAGTCTTCAG GTCAGAGCCGAGGATTCGCcttcgtcgagtttaatctcatACAGGAGGCCAGCCGCTGGATGGAGACCAATCAG AGGGTGCTGTTGATTCTTGGACAGAGGGTGGCTATGCACTACAGTGACCCAAAACCACGGGCCAATGAGGACTGGCTCTGCAacaag TGTGGTGTGCAGAACttcaagaggagagagaagtgcTTCAAATGCAGCGTGCCCAAATCTG AGGCAGAGCTCAAGCTGCCCCTGCTGCAGAGGGATCTGACCTTGGGACTCAAAGAGGGGTCCCAGGGCCTGCTGCCCCTGCCGGCACCCTACCATTCCACCGGTCCCGCCGTGAGCACCACGCACACCCCGCAGCAGCACGCCGACGTAGCCAACGACA CTCTCATCTTGAGGAATCTGGGCCCGCACACGTCGGTGGAGGCCATCCTGTCGGCACTGGCCCCCTTCGCCACCCTCTCGCCCTCCAACGTACGCCTcatcaaagacaaacacacccacctcAACCGCGGCTTCGCCTTCCTGCAGCTCTCCACCATAGTC GAGgcatctcagctcctccagatCTTGCAGGCGCTCCAGCCGGCACTCGCCATCGATGGGAAAGCCATCTCTGTGGAGTTTGCCAAGGGCTCCAAACG GGACGTGTTTCTGACTGACGGCAGCAGAGTGAGTGCTGCTACGGTGGCCAGCACTGCCATAGCTGCGGCCCAATGGGCTGTCACCCAG ACGGCTCAGAATGGATTGGGTGGAGGCCAGGGTGTTGATTCAGCATTgtaccagcagggggcagcagtgGCTTACAACCTGGATGGACAGGACTATGGCGAAGGCACTGTGACCCCAGGGCCGGCCTTGGTAACGGCTGGAGCCGGTTTGATGGGGGCCTATACCGGAGGAGCAGCACCAG TGATGTCTGCAGTGATCTCTTCTGATGCTATGCCGTCGACCCGGGAGACAATGCATCAGCCTCTTGTTCATACccagcctcccctcctctccatggCAGACAAAGCTCAGGCCAGCAAG GCCTCGGTCGCTCAGCAGGTGGAGATCGTGGGAAAGCCCCAGCCAGCAGCCCCCGGGCCCCCTGCCACCCCCGGCACGGAGCATGAGCTCCCCCAATACC CGGTGCCGGATGTGTCTACGTACCAGTATGACGAGAGCTCAGGCTACTACTACGACCCGCTGACCGGCCTCTACTACGACCCTAACTCCCAG TACTACTACAACTCCCACAGCCAGCAGTATATGTACTGGGACGGAGAGAAACACACGTACGTGCCCGCGCATACGGATGGCGAGGAGACCGCTGCACCAGGCGACAGCTCTGGGCCCTCTGACTCGCTCACTCCCCCTGGAGGCAAGGAGAGGAAGGACAAGCCTAAGAACAAAACCGCTCAACAG ATCGCCAAAGACATGGAGCGCTGGGCCAAGAGCCTGAACCGACAGAAGGAGAACGTTCGCTCTGTGTCCTCCGCATCTCCCACGGTCAGCTCCGCGCTGGCCGCCGccttcccccgcccccccggccacGCCCGTCTGGACGAACGCAGAGAGGCCGCGAGCGCTGACGCCGGCTACGCGGTTCTTGagaaaaag GGGGCACTGTCTGAACGGCCTCAAATATTCCTTGACCAGATCACCAGACACACTGCAGAG cTTTCCCCCCCACCTCTGCAGGGTCTGGTCCCAGCCTACAGTGGGGAGACGGACAGCGatgaagaggggggagagaaagaggagaaggacgGCAGGATGACGGACTGGTCCAAGCTGGCCTGTCTCTTGTGCCGGAGGCAGTTCCCCAGTAAGGAGGCCCTCATCAGGCATCAGCAGCTCTCGGAGCTCCACAAG CAAAACCTGGAAAAGAGAAAGACTCAACAGGATGCTGCAGGGAAAGAG CGGCAGAGAATCGCTGATAGACCTGAGCCTCCGGACGCAAAGAGGAGGAAGTTCAGTCCTGT TGACGGGGTCACGGGCACCAGTCTGGGAGCTAGGATGCTGCAGGGGGGCTTGAAGAAGGGGCTTCTCCTGCGCAACATGCAGACGGAGTGA
- the LOC132454772 gene encoding RNA-binding protein 10-like isoform X5: protein MDYERRGGRGDRMGRYGNSSNDHNFRDMDYRGYGQEEEEAGGGYDIRDKGNRQYRREDQPGVVCDFPPGRLQDHPGFAHRGEVGREAAGPCPSRAPAPPAVPAFPRLQRDEDGPGHGEEPFRTGPQDQARGQGQGQGARGFHNDGATAHPGHGDSNWGRDVGAPQEEPEYNAAVRQEEDMNRMSFPAGSEEGAGGGGGILDLSFEEFDQRDQDYRADLDQNQRPSNIIMLRMLPPNATANEIRAQLLEQGIQPREVRLMRNKSSGQSRGFAFVEFNLIQEASRWMETNQVTLPTQTRIHTYTCIRIHGAHILLHHMQIIAKTQV from the exons ATGGACTATGAAAGAAG GGGTGGGCGTGGTGACCGAATGGGTCGCTATGGCAACTCCTCCAATGATCACAACTTTCGAGACATGGACTACCGAGGCTATggccaagaggaagaggaagccggAGGAGGCTATGACATCAGAGACAAGGGCAACAGACAATATCGCCGAGAGGATCAACCTGGCGTCGTCTGTGACTTCCCTCCAGGTCGTCTCCAGGACCACCCGGGTTTTGCTCACAGAGGAGAGGTCGGACGCGAGGCGGCAGGCCCGTGCCCGTCGCGTGCCCCGGCTCCCCCGGCTGTTCCCGCCTTCCCCAGGCTCCAGAGGGACGAGGACGGACCCGGCCACGGGGAGGAGCCGTTCCGGACCGGCCCACAGGATCAGGCCCgtggccagggccagggccagggcgcCAGAGGTTTCCATAACGACGGTGCAACCGCTCACCCGGGGCATGGAGACAGCAACTGGGGCCGGGACGTCGGGGCCCCGCAGGAGGAACCGGAATACAATGCAGCTGTAAGGCAAGAGGAGGACATGAACAGAATG AGCTTCCCAGCGGGGTCAGAGGAAGGTGCTGGGGGGGGCGGTGGCATCCTGGACCTGTCCTTTGAGGAGTTTGACCAGCGGGACCAGGACTACAGGGCAGATTTAGACCAGAACCAGAGGCCCAGCAACATCATCATGTTGCGCATGTTGCCACCCAACGCCACGGCCAATGAG ATCCGTGCTCAGCTGCTGGAGCAGGGAATCCAGCCCAGGGAGGTCCGCCTCATGAGGAACAAGTCTTCAG GTCAGAGCCGAGGATTCGCcttcgtcgagtttaatctcatACAGGAGGCCAGCCGCTGGATGGAGACCAATCAGGTCACTCtccccacacagacacgcatacatacatacacgtgCATACGCATTCATGGAGCTCACATCTTGCTCCATCATATGCAAATAATCGCAAAAACCCAAGTATGA
- the LOC132454772 gene encoding RNA-binding protein 10-like isoform X1: MDYERRGGRGDRMGRYGNSSNDHNFRDMDYRGYGQEEEEAGGGYDIRDKGNRQYRREDQPGVVCDFPPGRLQDHPGFAHRGEVGREAAGPCPSRAPAPPAVPAFPRLQRDEDGPGHGEEPFRTGPQDQARGQGQGQGARGFHNDGATAHPGHGDSNWGRDVGAPQEEPEYNAAVRQEEDMNRMSFPAGSEEGAGGGGGILDLSFEEFDQRDQDYRADLDQNQRPSNIIMLRMLPPNATANEIRAQLLEQGIQPREVRLMRNKSSGQSRGFAFVEFNLIQEASRWMETNQRVLLILGQRVAMHYSDPKPRANEDWLCNKCGVQNFKRREKCFKCSVPKSEAELKLPLLQRDLTLGLKEGSQGLLPLPAPYHSTGPAVSTTHTPQQHADVANDTLILRNLGPHTSVEAILSALAPFATLSPSNVRLIKDKHTHLNRGFAFLQLSTIVEASQLLQILQALQPALAIDGKAISVEFAKGSKRDVFLTDGSRVSAATVASTAIAAAQWAVTQTAQNGLGGGQGVDSALYQQGAAVAYNLDGQDYGEGTVTPGPALVTAGAGLMGAYTGGAAPVMSAVISSDAMPSTRETMHQPLVHTQPPLLSMADKAQASKASVAQQVEIVGKPQPAAPGPPATPGTEHELPQYPVPDVSTYQYDESSGYYYDPLTGLYYDPNSQYYYNSHSQQYMYWDGEKHTYVPAHTDGEETAAPGDSSGPSDSLTPPGGKERKDKPKNKTAQQIAKDMERWAKSLNRQKENVRSVSSASPTVSSALAAAFPRPPGHARLDERREAASADAGYAVLEKKGALSERPQIFLDQITRHTAELSPPPLQGLVPAYSGETDSDEEGGEKEEKDGRMTDWSKLACLLCRRQFPSKEALIRHQQLSELHKQNLEKRKTQQDAAGKERQRIADRPEPPDAKRRKFSPVDGVTGTSLGARMLQGGLKKGLLLRNMQTE, translated from the exons ATGGACTATGAAAGAAG GGGTGGGCGTGGTGACCGAATGGGTCGCTATGGCAACTCCTCCAATGATCACAACTTTCGAGACATGGACTACCGAGGCTATggccaagaggaagaggaagccggAGGAGGCTATGACATCAGAGACAAGGGCAACAGACAATATCGCCGAGAGGATCAACCTGGCGTCGTCTGTGACTTCCCTCCAGGTCGTCTCCAGGACCACCCGGGTTTTGCTCACAGAGGAGAGGTCGGACGCGAGGCGGCAGGCCCGTGCCCGTCGCGTGCCCCGGCTCCCCCGGCTGTTCCCGCCTTCCCCAGGCTCCAGAGGGACGAGGACGGACCCGGCCACGGGGAGGAGCCGTTCCGGACCGGCCCACAGGATCAGGCCCgtggccagggccagggccagggcgcCAGAGGTTTCCATAACGACGGTGCAACCGCTCACCCGGGGCATGGAGACAGCAACTGGGGCCGGGACGTCGGGGCCCCGCAGGAGGAACCGGAATACAATGCAGCTGTAAGGCAAGAGGAGGACATGAACAGAATG AGCTTCCCAGCGGGGTCAGAGGAAGGTGCTGGGGGGGGCGGTGGCATCCTGGACCTGTCCTTTGAGGAGTTTGACCAGCGGGACCAGGACTACAGGGCAGATTTAGACCAGAACCAGAGGCCCAGCAACATCATCATGTTGCGCATGTTGCCACCCAACGCCACGGCCAATGAG ATCCGTGCTCAGCTGCTGGAGCAGGGAATCCAGCCCAGGGAGGTCCGCCTCATGAGGAACAAGTCTTCAG GTCAGAGCCGAGGATTCGCcttcgtcgagtttaatctcatACAGGAGGCCAGCCGCTGGATGGAGACCAATCAG AGGGTGCTGTTGATTCTTGGACAGAGGGTGGCTATGCACTACAGTGACCCAAAACCACGGGCCAATGAGGACTGGCTCTGCAacaag TGTGGTGTGCAGAACttcaagaggagagagaagtgcTTCAAATGCAGCGTGCCCAAATCTG AGGCAGAGCTCAAGCTGCCCCTGCTGCAGAGGGATCTGACCTTGGGACTCAAAGAGGGGTCCCAGGGCCTGCTGCCCCTGCCGGCACCCTACCATTCCACCGGTCCCGCCGTGAGCACCACGCACACCCCGCAGCAGCACGCCGACGTAGCCAACGACA CTCTCATCTTGAGGAATCTGGGCCCGCACACGTCGGTGGAGGCCATCCTGTCGGCACTGGCCCCCTTCGCCACCCTCTCGCCCTCCAACGTACGCCTcatcaaagacaaacacacccacctcAACCGCGGCTTCGCCTTCCTGCAGCTCTCCACCATAGTC GAGgcatctcagctcctccagatCTTGCAGGCGCTCCAGCCGGCACTCGCCATCGATGGGAAAGCCATCTCTGTGGAGTTTGCCAAGGGCTCCAAACG GGACGTGTTTCTGACTGACGGCAGCAGAGTGAGTGCTGCTACGGTGGCCAGCACTGCCATAGCTGCGGCCCAATGGGCTGTCACCCAG ACGGCTCAGAATGGATTGGGTGGAGGCCAGGGTGTTGATTCAGCATTgtaccagcagggggcagcagtgGCTTACAACCTGGATGGACAGGACTATGGCGAAGGCACTGTGACCCCAGGGCCGGCCTTGGTAACGGCTGGAGCCGGTTTGATGGGGGCCTATACCGGAGGAGCAGCACCAG TGATGTCTGCAGTGATCTCTTCTGATGCTATGCCGTCGACCCGGGAGACAATGCATCAGCCTCTTGTTCATACccagcctcccctcctctccatggCAGACAAAGCTCAGGCCAGCAAG GCCTCGGTCGCTCAGCAGGTGGAGATCGTGGGAAAGCCCCAGCCAGCAGCCCCCGGGCCCCCTGCCACCCCCGGCACGGAGCATGAGCTCCCCCAATACC CGGTGCCGGATGTGTCTACGTACCAGTATGACGAGAGCTCAGGCTACTACTACGACCCGCTGACCGGCCTCTACTACGACCCTAACTCCCAG TACTACTACAACTCCCACAGCCAGCAGTATATGTACTGGGACGGAGAGAAACACACGTACGTGCCCGCGCATACGGATGGCGAGGAGACCGCTGCACCAGGCGACAGCTCTGGGCCCTCTGACTCGCTCACTCCCCCTGGAGGCAAGGAGAGGAAGGACAAGCCTAAGAACAAAACCGCTCAACAG ATCGCCAAAGACATGGAGCGCTGGGCCAAGAGCCTGAACCGACAGAAGGAGAACGTTCGCTCTGTGTCCTCCGCATCTCCCACGGTCAGCTCCGCGCTGGCCGCCGccttcccccgcccccccggccacGCCCGTCTGGACGAACGCAGAGAGGCCGCGAGCGCTGACGCCGGCTACGCGGTTCTTGagaaaaag GGGGCACTGTCTGAACGGCCTCAAATATTCCTTGACCAGATCACCAGACACACTGCAGAG cTTTCCCCCCCACCTCTGCAGGGTCTGGTCCCAGCCTACAGTGGGGAGACGGACAGCGatgaagaggggggagagaaagaggagaaggacgGCAGGATGACGGACTGGTCCAAGCTGGCCTGTCTCTTGTGCCGGAGGCAGTTCCCCAGTAAGGAGGCCCTCATCAGGCATCAGCAGCTCTCGGAGCTCCACAAG CAAAACCTGGAAAAGAGAAAGACTCAACAGGATGCTGCAGGGAAAGAG CGGCAGAGAATCGCTGATAGACCTGAGCCTCCGGACGCAAAGAGGAGGAAGTTCAGTCCTGT TGACGGGGTCACGGGCACCAGTCTGGGAGCTAGGATGCTGCAGGGGGGCTTGAAGAAGGGGCTTCTCCTGCGCAACATGCAGACGGAGTGA
- the LOC132454772 gene encoding RNA-binding protein 10-like isoform X4: protein MHYSDPKPRANEDWLCNKCGVQNFKRREKCFKCSVPKSEAELKLPLLQRDLTLGLKEGSQGLLPLPAPYHSTGPAVSTTHTPQQHADVANDTLILRNLGPHTSVEAILSALAPFATLSPSNVRLIKDKHTHLNRGFAFLQLSTIVEASQLLQILQALQPALAIDGKAISVEFAKGSKRDVFLTDGSRVSAATVASTAIAAAQWAVTQTAQNGLGGGQGVDSALYQQGAAVAYNLDGQDYGEGTVTPGPALVTAGAGLMGAYTGGAAPVMSAVISSDAMPSTRETMHQPLVHTQPPLLSMADKAQASKASVAQQVEIVGKPQPAAPGPPATPGTEHELPQYPVPDVSTYQYDESSGYYYDPLTGLYYDPNSQYYYNSHSQQYMYWDGEKHTYVPAHTDGEETAAPGDSSGPSDSLTPPGGKERKDKPKNKTAQQIAKDMERWAKSLNRQKENVRSVSSASPTVSSALAAAFPRPPGHARLDERREAASADAGYAVLEKKGALSERPQIFLDQITRHTAELSPPPLQGLVPAYSGETDSDEEGGEKEEKDGRMTDWSKLACLLCRRQFPSKEALIRHQQLSELHKQNLEKRKTQQDAAGKERQRIADRPEPPDAKRRKFSPVDGVTGTSLGARMLQGGLKKGLLLRNMQTE from the exons ATGCACTACAGTGACCCAAAACCACGGGCCAATGAGGACTGGCTCTGCAacaag TGTGGTGTGCAGAACttcaagaggagagagaagtgcTTCAAATGCAGCGTGCCCAAATCTG AGGCAGAGCTCAAGCTGCCCCTGCTGCAGAGGGATCTGACCTTGGGACTCAAAGAGGGGTCCCAGGGCCTGCTGCCCCTGCCGGCACCCTACCATTCCACCGGTCCCGCCGTGAGCACCACGCACACCCCGCAGCAGCACGCCGACGTAGCCAACGACA CTCTCATCTTGAGGAATCTGGGCCCGCACACGTCGGTGGAGGCCATCCTGTCGGCACTGGCCCCCTTCGCCACCCTCTCGCCCTCCAACGTACGCCTcatcaaagacaaacacacccacctcAACCGCGGCTTCGCCTTCCTGCAGCTCTCCACCATAGTC GAGgcatctcagctcctccagatCTTGCAGGCGCTCCAGCCGGCACTCGCCATCGATGGGAAAGCCATCTCTGTGGAGTTTGCCAAGGGCTCCAAACG GGACGTGTTTCTGACTGACGGCAGCAGAGTGAGTGCTGCTACGGTGGCCAGCACTGCCATAGCTGCGGCCCAATGGGCTGTCACCCAG ACGGCTCAGAATGGATTGGGTGGAGGCCAGGGTGTTGATTCAGCATTgtaccagcagggggcagcagtgGCTTACAACCTGGATGGACAGGACTATGGCGAAGGCACTGTGACCCCAGGGCCGGCCTTGGTAACGGCTGGAGCCGGTTTGATGGGGGCCTATACCGGAGGAGCAGCACCAG TGATGTCTGCAGTGATCTCTTCTGATGCTATGCCGTCGACCCGGGAGACAATGCATCAGCCTCTTGTTCATACccagcctcccctcctctccatggCAGACAAAGCTCAGGCCAGCAAG GCCTCGGTCGCTCAGCAGGTGGAGATCGTGGGAAAGCCCCAGCCAGCAGCCCCCGGGCCCCCTGCCACCCCCGGCACGGAGCATGAGCTCCCCCAATACC CGGTGCCGGATGTGTCTACGTACCAGTATGACGAGAGCTCAGGCTACTACTACGACCCGCTGACCGGCCTCTACTACGACCCTAACTCCCAG TACTACTACAACTCCCACAGCCAGCAGTATATGTACTGGGACGGAGAGAAACACACGTACGTGCCCGCGCATACGGATGGCGAGGAGACCGCTGCACCAGGCGACAGCTCTGGGCCCTCTGACTCGCTCACTCCCCCTGGAGGCAAGGAGAGGAAGGACAAGCCTAAGAACAAAACCGCTCAACAG ATCGCCAAAGACATGGAGCGCTGGGCCAAGAGCCTGAACCGACAGAAGGAGAACGTTCGCTCTGTGTCCTCCGCATCTCCCACGGTCAGCTCCGCGCTGGCCGCCGccttcccccgcccccccggccacGCCCGTCTGGACGAACGCAGAGAGGCCGCGAGCGCTGACGCCGGCTACGCGGTTCTTGagaaaaag GGGGCACTGTCTGAACGGCCTCAAATATTCCTTGACCAGATCACCAGACACACTGCAGAG cTTTCCCCCCCACCTCTGCAGGGTCTGGTCCCAGCCTACAGTGGGGAGACGGACAGCGatgaagaggggggagagaaagaggagaaggacgGCAGGATGACGGACTGGTCCAAGCTGGCCTGTCTCTTGTGCCGGAGGCAGTTCCCCAGTAAGGAGGCCCTCATCAGGCATCAGCAGCTCTCGGAGCTCCACAAG CAAAACCTGGAAAAGAGAAAGACTCAACAGGATGCTGCAGGGAAAGAG CGGCAGAGAATCGCTGATAGACCTGAGCCTCCGGACGCAAAGAGGAGGAAGTTCAGTCCTGT TGACGGGGTCACGGGCACCAGTCTGGGAGCTAGGATGCTGCAGGGGGGCTTGAAGAAGGGGCTTCTCCTGCGCAACATGCAGACGGAGTGA